One window from the genome of Rickettsiella endosymbiont of Xylota segnis encodes:
- the zapE gene encoding cell division protein ZapE, translating to MTPLAAYRQQVLRQALQTDAQQALAMQQFQAVYDELIKPRWFRKKSMQGLYVWGAVGRGKTYLMDLFYNHLPVTKSRYHFHQFMHHVHAELAQLQGQSNPLLRIAKRLRKEVDVICLDEFLVHEIGDAMLLAQLLEALFAEGIVLVTTANTPPEDLYANGLQRGLFLPAISLIKQHLRIFHLDSTIDYRRQHLINEENELVCVISLVQIQALFDRLSKNQKVSYQALTINDRKISHLGCTEHVVWFDFSSICSIPRSQLDYLVIAQRFSTILISDIKPIGEYEDNLARLFIHLIDILYDANNHVILTSTQPIQDIYPKGRLSVEFERTKSRLATFKKNG from the coding sequence ATGACTCCATTAGCTGCTTATAGACAACAAGTATTACGCCAAGCTTTACAGACCGATGCTCAACAAGCTTTAGCGATGCAACAATTTCAAGCGGTGTATGATGAACTAATCAAACCCCGTTGGTTTAGAAAAAAATCTATGCAAGGATTATATGTATGGGGGGCTGTCGGTCGAGGCAAAACCTATTTAATGGATTTATTTTACAATCATTTACCGGTTACTAAATCGCGTTATCACTTCCACCAATTTATGCATCACGTGCACGCAGAACTGGCTCAGCTACAAGGACAATCGAATCCATTGCTGCGAATTGCTAAACGTCTACGTAAAGAAGTCGATGTTATTTGCTTAGATGAATTCTTAGTGCATGAAATTGGCGATGCCATGTTACTCGCACAATTATTAGAAGCCTTATTTGCAGAAGGGATTGTGTTAGTCACAACCGCAAATACACCTCCCGAAGATTTATATGCTAACGGCTTGCAACGCGGACTATTCTTACCGGCAATAAGCTTAATTAAACAACATTTACGCATTTTTCATTTAGATAGTACGATTGATTATCGGCGTCAGCATTTAATCAACGAAGAAAATGAGTTAGTTTGCGTAATAAGTCTTGTACAAATACAAGCTTTATTCGATAGATTAAGCAAAAACCAAAAAGTTTCTTATCAAGCATTGACCATTAATGACCGCAAGATTTCACATTTAGGCTGCACTGAACACGTAGTATGGTTTGATTTTAGTTCAATTTGTTCGATACCACGCAGTCAATTGGATTATTTAGTTATTGCGCAGCGTTTTTCGACCATTTTAATCAGCGATATCAAACCTATCGGCGAATATGAAGATAATCTAGCTAGATTATTTATCCATTTAATTGATATTCTTTATGATGCAAACAACCATGTTATTCTCACATCAACACAGCCTATCCAGGATATTTATCCTAAAGGTCGATTAAGTGTTGAGTTTGAGCGTACTAAAAGCCGCTTAGCTACTTTTAAAAAAAATGGCTAA
- the rodA gene encoding rod shape-determining protein RodA has translation MLAISRQRRRFSLQKIQQFFRVDKPLLIGLLSLVCIGLIILYSASNQSLVIISKQALRMLIAFTVMLMLAQISPSVYRAWAPWIFIFSFTLLLAVLILGVVGKGAQRWLNLGLLKFQPSELMKLSVPMMLAWYLHDKSLPPSLFNLFVVLVIVAVPTLLVIKQPDLGTALLIVASGISVVLLAGVSGRWVLLGGLLMLIIAPVGWHFMHEYQKLRVLTFLNPERDPLGAGYHIIQSKIAIGAGGFFGKGWLHGTQSHLQFLPEHTTDFIFAVCGEEFGLLGGILLVSLYLWIAARGLYISMKAQDTFSRLLGGGLSLSFFIAAFVNIGMVSGLLPVVGIPLPLISYGGTSLITLIAGFGILMSIQTHRKLVGN, from the coding sequence ATGCTCGCGATTAGCAGACAACGCCGACGGTTTTCATTACAAAAAATACAGCAATTTTTTCGAGTCGATAAACCTTTATTAATAGGTTTACTTAGTTTGGTCTGTATAGGTTTAATTATACTGTACAGTGCAAGCAATCAAAGCTTAGTCATCATTAGTAAACAAGCCTTGCGGATGTTGATTGCTTTTACGGTGATGTTAATGCTGGCGCAAATCTCACCTTCTGTTTATCGTGCCTGGGCGCCTTGGATATTTATTTTTAGTTTTACTTTGCTCCTTGCGGTATTAATTTTAGGTGTTGTCGGTAAAGGAGCACAGCGATGGTTAAATCTAGGACTGTTAAAATTTCAACCTTCCGAACTCATGAAATTATCAGTACCGATGATGTTAGCCTGGTATTTACATGATAAATCTTTACCCCCTTCCTTGTTCAATTTATTCGTCGTACTGGTTATAGTCGCTGTCCCAACGTTATTAGTTATTAAACAACCTGACTTAGGGACAGCTTTATTAATTGTTGCTTCAGGTATTAGTGTTGTTTTACTCGCCGGTGTCAGTGGTCGTTGGGTATTGCTCGGTGGTTTATTAATGTTGATTATCGCCCCTGTAGGTTGGCATTTTATGCACGAATATCAGAAATTGCGGGTTCTGACCTTCTTAAATCCAGAAAGAGATCCACTGGGTGCCGGTTATCATATTATTCAATCCAAAATTGCTATTGGTGCGGGTGGATTTTTTGGTAAAGGTTGGTTGCATGGCACACAATCGCATTTACAATTTCTACCTGAACATACGACAGATTTTATCTTTGCAGTTTGCGGTGAAGAATTTGGTCTACTCGGCGGTATCCTGCTAGTGAGTCTTTATTTATGGATTGCTGCACGCGGGCTTTACATCAGTATGAAAGCACAAGACACTTTTTCGCGTTTACTGGGTGGAGGATTAAGTTTGAGTTTTTTTATTGCCGCTTTTGTGAACATCGGTATGGTCAGTGGGTTATTACCTGTAGTAGGTATACCATTACCCTTGATTAGTTATGGTGGAACATCATTAATTACTTTAATCGCAGGTTTTGGTATTCTAATGTCTATCCAAACGCATAGAAAATTAGTCGGTAACTAA
- a CDS encoding HU family DNA-binding protein, with product MAKKLAKKKSPVAKTRKKTKVTSASKKLAAVKKSFTKTELLQCLVENTELSKKQVAGVLETLQAIMHAHVKAGCAFAHPGMYKITVVKKSATKARKGINPFTGEATTFKAKPARKVVKIKPLKKLKAAV from the coding sequence ATGGCTAAAAAATTAGCTAAAAAAAAGTCTCCAGTGGCTAAAACACGTAAAAAAACTAAAGTAACATCGGCTAGTAAAAAACTAGCTGCGGTGAAAAAGTCTTTTACTAAAACTGAATTGCTTCAGTGCTTAGTAGAAAATACAGAATTATCTAAGAAACAAGTTGCTGGGGTTTTAGAAACCTTACAGGCGATTATGCATGCGCATGTAAAAGCCGGTTGTGCTTTTGCGCACCCAGGTATGTATAAAATTACTGTGGTAAAAAAATCAGCGACTAAAGCACGTAAAGGGATCAATCCGTTTACAGGTGAAGCCACGACTTTCAAAGCAAAACCTGCACGAAAAGTGGTAAAAATAAAACCATTAAAAAAACTTAAAGCTGCTGTATAG
- a CDS encoding RMD1 family protein, with product MRCVSFCTAANYKLSLLAEFFRTKRYIAKLFRNVLYVTKQDKPIDLFFFNHGCFVTWNLSKQQEKKIIDEIKPFSIDPLEKIEMDRFIYYLDKETRLFPHQRFNVDVITLESDESDNVQIKLAISYGLAQSIKLESYEESVNKTVLANSHFPRELARFGKISLSRSEISKRIGEIFLTRSSVNLSSEYLDVPEYFWRYSNLESYYEMTEKFLDIPKRVAALNHKLDVAHEILEMLNSQLQHRYSSILEFVIILLIFIEIVVQILQHL from the coding sequence ATGCGTTGCGTTTCTTTTTGTACAGCAGCTAATTATAAATTAAGTCTACTTGCGGAATTTTTTCGTACTAAGCGTTATATTGCTAAATTATTCCGGAATGTACTGTATGTCACTAAACAAGATAAACCTATCGATCTTTTTTTCTTTAATCATGGTTGTTTTGTAACCTGGAATCTCAGTAAACAACAAGAGAAAAAAATAATCGATGAGATTAAACCTTTTTCTATAGACCCTTTAGAAAAAATTGAAATGGATCGCTTCATTTATTATCTTGATAAAGAAACCCGACTTTTTCCTCATCAACGCTTTAATGTCGATGTGATCACTTTAGAAAGTGACGAATCAGATAATGTGCAAATCAAGCTCGCTATTTCTTATGGTTTAGCACAATCGATAAAACTAGAATCGTATGAAGAATCGGTGAATAAAACCGTGCTTGCGAATAGTCATTTTCCTAGAGAATTAGCACGCTTTGGTAAAATTTCGCTATCTCGCTCGGAAATTTCTAAACGTATTGGTGAGATTTTCTTGACACGAAGCTCGGTTAATCTCAGTAGTGAATATTTAGATGTTCCTGAGTACTTTTGGCGCTATTCGAATCTTGAATCTTATTATGAAATGACTGAAAAGTTTTTAGATATTCCAAAAAGAGTAGCCGCTTTGAATCATAAACTTGATGTAGCGCATGAAATTTTAGAGATGTTAAATAGTCAGCTACAACATCGTTATTCGAGTATTTTAGAATTTGTGATCATTTTATTAATTTTTATCGAAATAGTTGTGCAAATTCTACAACATTTATAA
- the hemH gene encoding ferrochelatase encodes MKPGVLLINLGTPSASTPKAVRDYLAEFLSDKRVVELPACLWQPLLKFVILPIRARRSAKLYQSIWMDEGSPLTVYTQRLAKKLQISLADQFKVVLAMRYGKPNLEAGLQELLAAGVSSIVILPLYPQYSAATTASCFDKISQLLQQSRLIPNLRFIASYFDHPLYIQAITHRIKQFRAEQAKNSYLLFSFHGLPQRCIELGDPYQQQCVTTVGLIAECLRLSADEYQLVFQSRFGKAQWLQPYCEVVLQQLPAQGIKNVTIICPGFVVDCLETLEEISKRYRELFLKAGGENFNYIPALNDSADQVQLLTSLVQ; translated from the coding sequence GTGAAACCCGGTGTATTATTGATTAATTTAGGGACACCCTCGGCATCGACGCCAAAAGCAGTACGCGATTATTTAGCGGAATTTTTAAGTGATAAACGCGTGGTGGAATTACCGGCTTGTTTATGGCAACCCTTGTTAAAGTTCGTTATCCTACCGATACGTGCGCGACGCTCAGCAAAACTTTATCAAAGTATTTGGATGGATGAAGGTTCACCGTTAACGGTTTATACACAACGTTTAGCCAAAAAATTACAAATCAGTTTAGCTGATCAATTCAAAGTTGTGCTTGCTATGCGCTATGGTAAACCCAATTTAGAAGCTGGACTGCAGGAATTATTAGCAGCGGGTGTATCTTCCATCGTTATTTTACCCTTGTATCCACAATATTCTGCTGCGACTACTGCCAGTTGTTTTGATAAAATTAGTCAATTATTGCAGCAATCGCGTCTTATTCCTAATCTGCGTTTTATAGCATCCTATTTTGATCATCCACTGTATATTCAAGCAATTACTCATAGAATTAAACAATTTCGCGCAGAACAGGCAAAAAATAGCTACTTATTATTTTCTTTTCATGGCTTACCCCAACGTTGTATTGAATTAGGCGATCCTTACCAACAACAATGTGTTACTACAGTAGGTTTAATCGCAGAATGTTTACGGTTATCTGCTGATGAATATCAGCTGGTGTTTCAATCACGTTTCGGCAAAGCGCAGTGGTTACAGCCGTATTGCGAAGTGGTATTACAACAACTGCCGGCACAAGGCATAAAAAATGTCACCATAATCTGTCCAGGATTTGTTGTCGATTGTTTAGAGACCTTAGAAGAGATTTCTAAACGTTATCGAGAACTGTTTTTAAAAGCGGGTGGTGAAAATTTTAATTATATCCCAGCGTTGAATGATTCAGCAGACCAGGTGCAACTGCTGACGAGTTTGGTACAATAA
- a CDS encoding ABC transporter ATP-binding protein, producing the protein MQALNIQGLSKIYKNGVIALKNIDLNVDKGDFFALLGPNGAGKSTTIGIIASLVNKTAGSVKVFGHSIDSELEAAKSCIGIVPQELNFSIFEKVIDVIVYQAGYYGVPRRLAKQRAEIYLKKLDLWDKRDQISMQLSGGMKRRLMIARALVHQPKLLILDEPTAGVDIEIRRSMWEFLRSINQQGITIILTTHYLEEAEYLCKNIAIIDKGSIIENTSMKHLLATLNMETFVFDLKKPLIDLPQSQFAMRLLDNVTLEVDVAKEQSLNNLFGFLEGHHIEVTSLRNKANRLEELFLNLIAANKNKE; encoded by the coding sequence ATGCAAGCATTGAATATCCAAGGCCTGAGTAAAATCTATAAAAATGGTGTTATCGCCCTTAAAAATATTGATCTGAATGTTGATAAAGGTGATTTTTTTGCTTTATTGGGACCCAATGGCGCTGGAAAATCAACTACGATTGGTATTATTGCTTCGCTGGTCAATAAAACTGCCGGATCAGTGAAAGTCTTTGGGCATAGTATTGATAGTGAATTAGAAGCGGCTAAATCCTGTATTGGCATCGTGCCACAAGAACTTAATTTTAGCATCTTTGAAAAAGTGATAGACGTTATTGTTTATCAAGCGGGTTATTATGGTGTACCAAGACGCTTGGCGAAACAACGTGCAGAAATCTATTTAAAAAAACTCGATCTTTGGGATAAACGCGATCAAATTTCTATGCAACTCTCGGGGGGTATGAAACGTCGCTTGATGATAGCGCGCGCCTTAGTACATCAACCAAAACTACTCATATTAGATGAGCCTACGGCAGGTGTAGACATCGAAATACGGCGTTCGATGTGGGAATTTTTGCGTAGCATTAATCAACAAGGTATTACCATCATTTTAACGACACATTATTTAGAAGAAGCAGAATATCTGTGCAAGAATATTGCTATTATTGATAAAGGTAGCATAATTGAAAATACCAGCATGAAACATCTATTAGCGACTTTAAATATGGAAACCTTTGTGTTTGATTTAAAAAAACCGCTGATAGATTTACCCCAATCGCAGTTTGCGATGCGTTTATTAGATAATGTAACTTTAGAAGTGGATGTTGCTAAAGAACAATCGCTCAATAATTTATTTGGTTTTTTAGAAGGCCATCATATTGAAGTAACCAGTTTACGCAATAAAGCCAATCGTTTAGAAGAACTATTTTTAAATTTAATTGCTGCGAATAAAAATAAAGAGTAG
- a CDS encoding L,D-transpeptidase family protein, producing MSILSFSIAMIESFKKRAIYLAMGVFFYWSVVTPAFALTFVLPAHGDDIVGHVQWTQALPGDTFNKIGRRYDMGYFELVEANPMINPDHPQPGSIIVIPSRFILPPKRHGLIINLAELRIYYFPPHRHVVITYPVGIGREGWDTPLGPSWIAEKMRNPIWTVPESIRKDRAKDGVHLPVKVPPGPDNPLGGYAMRLKQATYLIHGTNDSQGVGRRSSAGCIRLFPEDIESLFAEVTRKEKVTIIDLPYKFGWEKHRLFLEAHVPLQKQSLFNRSMMEKFLQANTSKTAKIQWQSVELISLRENGIPQVVGYPETSRRIASHTHRKNKKST from the coding sequence ATGTCGATACTATCCTTTTCTATTGCAATGATTGAAAGTTTTAAAAAACGAGCAATATATTTGGCAATGGGGGTTTTTTTCTATTGGAGTGTTGTTACACCCGCTTTTGCATTAACGTTTGTGTTACCTGCGCACGGAGATGATATCGTAGGCCATGTGCAATGGACGCAAGCATTACCCGGTGATACGTTTAATAAAATTGGTCGACGTTATGATATGGGTTATTTTGAGTTGGTAGAAGCCAATCCAATGATAAATCCAGACCACCCGCAACCTGGAAGCATTATCGTAATTCCTAGCCGCTTTATTTTGCCACCTAAACGGCATGGTTTAATCATTAATTTAGCCGAATTACGTATTTATTATTTTCCACCACATCGTCATGTAGTGATAACTTATCCTGTAGGAATAGGTCGAGAAGGGTGGGATACGCCTTTAGGGCCTTCATGGATTGCCGAAAAAATGCGTAATCCCATCTGGACAGTACCGGAGTCAATCCGCAAAGATCGAGCGAAAGATGGTGTGCATTTACCGGTAAAAGTTCCACCCGGTCCTGATAATCCATTGGGTGGATATGCTATGCGGCTTAAACAGGCCACTTACTTAATTCACGGTACGAATGACTCGCAAGGTGTCGGACGACGGAGTAGCGCAGGATGTATTCGACTTTTTCCAGAAGATATAGAAAGTTTATTTGCAGAAGTGACGCGTAAAGAAAAAGTAACTATCATTGATTTACCTTATAAATTTGGTTGGGAAAAACATAGACTTTTTTTGGAGGCACACGTACCATTGCAAAAACAGTCATTATTTAATCGTTCAATGATGGAAAAATTTCTTCAAGCAAATACTTCAAAAACTGCTAAAATTCAGTGGCAATCCGTTGAGCTTATTAGTTTACGAGAAAATGGTATACCGCAAGTAGTCGGGTATCCTGAGACATCTAGACGTATTGCGTCACATACTCATCGAAAAAACAAGAAATCGACTTGA
- a CDS encoding flavohemoglobin expression-modulating QEGLA motif protein, with product MKSYEKAYRARLRELSDRIVQAQEAIKILDSIKWGPEIQVDFFKKKCKQLPKVNAEYYLKNKLAFNIHKKREEFQALERDINREVGQISSIGNIMLRMCREYQDVLNLLAARGTPEFSALSQELYGSADDAFYVNAPRLKDLVPSVSQALMNIKDKTFNELDEKRYDSQQAAEILNQRLSIYFKQHKSTKTKLQKPKMKKWVIISDGIVADAAAGAETIKIRQDALFSERDLRILEVHEGWVHMGTTLNGMHQPICTFLGKGPPSAIANQEGLAIIMELFHFVSSPMRIKKLTDRVTGIAMAEEGADFLQVFNFFLEQAHTPEESYKSSVRIFRGSLPALGPFTKDLVYSKGFILIYNYLRLAVEQGLVDRIDLLFVGKTSLEDQRLLAHLFEEGLLVKPYHIPHQFRDLAALSCWMCYSLFFNQLDLKKLAVDYRNILQG from the coding sequence ATGAAGAGTTATGAAAAAGCTTATCGCGCACGATTACGAGAACTCTCGGATCGTATCGTGCAAGCACAAGAAGCGATAAAGATTTTAGACAGTATTAAATGGGGGCCGGAAATACAAGTCGATTTTTTTAAAAAAAAATGCAAACAATTACCTAAAGTAAATGCTGAATATTATCTGAAAAATAAGTTAGCCTTTAATATTCATAAAAAACGTGAAGAATTTCAAGCGCTCGAGCGCGATATTAATCGTGAAGTCGGACAAATCAGCAGCATTGGTAACATAATGTTGCGTATGTGTCGAGAATATCAGGATGTTTTGAATCTCTTAGCTGCACGCGGCACGCCAGAGTTTAGTGCTTTATCACAAGAGCTTTATGGTAGTGCCGATGATGCCTTTTACGTAAATGCGCCGCGTTTAAAAGATTTAGTGCCGAGTGTTTCACAAGCATTAATGAATATTAAGGATAAAACGTTCAATGAATTGGATGAGAAACGCTATGATAGTCAACAAGCGGCAGAGATATTGAATCAACGTTTATCCATTTATTTTAAACAGCATAAATCTACTAAGACTAAACTGCAAAAGCCTAAAATGAAAAAATGGGTGATCATTAGTGATGGGATAGTAGCGGATGCAGCTGCCGGTGCTGAGACGATTAAGATTCGACAAGATGCTTTATTTAGCGAACGTGATTTACGTATTTTAGAAGTGCATGAGGGTTGGGTGCATATGGGCACCACACTTAATGGCATGCATCAACCCATTTGTACCTTTTTGGGAAAAGGGCCACCTTCAGCCATTGCTAATCAAGAAGGTTTGGCGATTATTATGGAGTTATTTCATTTTGTTTCTTCGCCAATGCGCATTAAAAAATTGACCGATCGCGTCACCGGTATTGCCATGGCCGAAGAGGGCGCTGATTTCTTGCAAGTATTTAATTTTTTTCTGGAGCAAGCACATACACCGGAAGAAAGTTATAAAAGTAGTGTGCGAATCTTTCGCGGTAGCTTACCGGCATTGGGTCCATTTACTAAAGATTTGGTTTACAGCAAAGGCTTTATTTTAATCTATAATTATCTACGCTTAGCGGTAGAACAAGGTTTAGTGGATAGAATTGACTTATTATTTGTCGGTAAAACCAGTTTGGAAGATCAACGTTTATTAGCACATTTGTTTGAAGAAGGATTACTCGTCAAACCTTATCATATACCGCATCAATTTCGTGATTTAGCTGCATTAAGCTGTTGGATGTGTTATTCACTATTTTTTAATCAACTGGATTTGAAAAAATTAGCAGTAGATTATCGGAATATTTTGCAAGGCTAA
- a CDS encoding alpha/beta hydrolase encodes MTIPFPTDRLAKLLLSGPTGQLEVMTSSPETPRNPPTIAVICHPHPLFGGTMHNKVIYTLARCFNSMELATVRFNFRGVGLSQGEYANGIGETDDLLAILAWLKTSCPESAIWLAGFSFGAYVAARAAKVWPAKQLICVAPPIENFPFKELPPFSCPWILVQGDEDEVVSAAAVFSWVDSLKHPPEVIKIHGASHFFHGKLIELRDCLTTTLNKSIK; translated from the coding sequence ATGACTATACCATTCCCTACTGATCGACTCGCTAAGTTATTGTTATCAGGGCCTACAGGGCAGCTTGAAGTAATGACTAGTTCACCCGAAACTCCACGCAACCCACCTACCATTGCGGTTATTTGCCACCCACATCCTTTGTTTGGCGGAACCATGCACAATAAGGTTATCTACACCTTGGCACGTTGTTTCAACAGCATGGAACTTGCTACGGTACGTTTCAATTTCCGTGGCGTCGGCCTCAGCCAGGGTGAATATGCTAATGGCATCGGTGAAACCGATGATTTATTAGCGATACTTGCATGGTTAAAAACCAGCTGTCCTGAATCAGCAATTTGGCTGGCGGGGTTTTCTTTTGGTGCTTATGTAGCAGCTCGCGCTGCAAAAGTTTGGCCTGCAAAACAATTAATTTGTGTTGCACCTCCTATTGAAAACTTTCCTTTTAAAGAACTTCCACCCTTTTCTTGCCCCTGGATATTGGTACAAGGCGATGAAGATGAGGTGGTATCTGCTGCAGCGGTATTTTCCTGGGTGGATTCCTTAAAACATCCTCCAGAAGTCATTAAAATTCATGGGGCAAGCCATTTTTTTCATGGCAAGCTCATTGAGTTACGCGATTGCTTAACAACAACACTTAACAAGTCAATTAAATGA
- the mltB gene encoding lytic murein transglycosylase B, producing MMKNKTFAGSLFALLLLITLCLTSCTAYANKPEVRLFIDKMVEKYHFDRKQLQQLFNTVKSNRSIISSFTTAKERLTWSEYQPIFVTTKRAQMGVQFWDAHAKTLAEAEKRYGVPASIIVAILGVETRYGEITGKYRVIDSLSALSFNHSRRSDFFKHELENFLLLSRENPAINPKVTKGSYAGAIGKVQFMPSNYRHLSVDATHKGYSDLINNSDDAILSIANYLHSFGWAESGPVAIPARFSPQALLRLPKSQACFTVKDFAKYHIYPKTKVPSQLKTFLIDLPTQQGDEYWFGFNDFQTIKHYNSSSLYAMAVFQLSELIQHLHQQEHQPHVNKK from the coding sequence ATGATGAAGAACAAAACCTTTGCAGGTAGCTTATTCGCATTGCTGTTATTAATTACACTTTGCCTGACTTCTTGTACTGCCTATGCGAATAAACCCGAAGTACGTTTATTTATTGATAAGATGGTAGAAAAATATCATTTCGATCGTAAACAACTACAACAACTTTTTAATACAGTTAAATCCAACCGCTCAATTATTAGTTCTTTTACTACAGCTAAAGAACGTTTAACCTGGTCAGAATATCAGCCTATTTTTGTTACCACGAAAAGAGCGCAGATGGGCGTACAATTTTGGGACGCACATGCTAAAACATTAGCTGAAGCTGAAAAACGCTATGGAGTTCCTGCTTCGATTATCGTTGCTATTTTAGGTGTTGAAACCCGCTATGGTGAAATTACCGGTAAATATCGTGTGATTGATTCTTTAAGTGCCTTAAGTTTCAATCATTCGCGACGATCGGATTTTTTTAAACACGAACTGGAAAACTTTTTGTTACTTAGTCGAGAAAATCCTGCTATAAATCCGAAAGTCACAAAGGGTTCTTATGCTGGAGCTATCGGAAAAGTACAATTTATGCCTAGCAATTACCGTCACCTCTCGGTAGACGCAACGCATAAAGGTTATAGTGATCTTATCAATAACTCCGATGACGCTATTCTCAGTATTGCCAATTATTTGCACTCGTTCGGCTGGGCTGAATCTGGCCCAGTGGCTATACCCGCACGTTTTTCACCCCAAGCACTACTACGCTTACCTAAATCACAAGCATGCTTCACCGTAAAAGATTTTGCAAAATATCACATTTATCCTAAAACAAAGGTTCCTTCGCAATTAAAGACCTTCCTGATTGATTTACCAACCCAGCAGGGTGATGAATATTGGTTTGGATTTAATGACTTCCAAACTATTAAACACTATAATTCCAGTTCACTTTACGCAATGGCAGTTTTTCAATTAAGTGAATTAATCCAGCATCTCCACCAACAAGAGCATCAACCTCATGTCAATAAAAAATAA
- a CDS encoding ABC transporter permease, translating to MQAKVYWIAFISLLRKEIKRFLRIWVQTLLPPLVTMTLYFLIFGNLIGQRLGNIEGYSYMQYIAPGLIMMSVITAAYTNVVTSFFGMRFQRSIEELIVAPLPNYLLLAGFVAGGVARGLLVGLLVTILALFFTQLHVFNIFVLLIIVPMTTILFSLAGFTNALFAKTFDDVSIVPTFVLTPLTYLGGIFYSIDLLPSFWRHISLFNPILYIVNSFRYSLLGISDIPVVWALTIIFFSCVILFLINLYLLHRGKGIRT from the coding sequence ATGCAAGCAAAAGTCTACTGGATCGCATTTATTAGTTTGTTACGCAAAGAAATAAAACGTTTTTTGCGTATTTGGGTGCAAACCTTATTACCACCTTTGGTGACGATGACACTTTATTTTTTAATCTTTGGTAATTTGATTGGTCAACGTTTAGGCAATATCGAAGGTTATAGCTATATGCAATACATTGCGCCCGGCTTAATCATGATGTCAGTGATTACTGCAGCGTATACTAATGTGGTGACTTCTTTTTTCGGTATGCGTTTTCAACGCAGTATCGAAGAGCTTATCGTTGCACCGTTGCCAAACTATTTACTGTTAGCTGGATTTGTCGCCGGCGGTGTTGCTCGCGGTTTATTGGTGGGTCTATTAGTTACCATTTTAGCTTTATTTTTTACACAATTACATGTTTTTAATATTTTTGTATTGCTGATCATCGTGCCGATGACGACGATTTTATTTTCGCTCGCAGGTTTTACTAATGCGTTATTTGCTAAGACCTTTGATGACGTTTCGATAGTTCCGACGTTTGTGTTAACGCCCTTGACTTATCTGGGTGGAATATTCTATTCCATTGATTTATTACCCAGCTTTTGGCGCCACATATCCTTATTTAACCCGATTTTATATATAGTAAATAGTTTTCGTTATAGCTTATTAGGTATTAGTGATATTCCAGTCGTTTGGGCGTTAACCATCATATTTTTCAGCTGTGTGATTTTATTTTTGATCAATCTGTATTTACTGCATCGCGGTAAAGGCATCCGCACGTGA